In Coriobacteriia bacterium, one DNA window encodes the following:
- a CDS encoding DUF4405 domain-containing protein: MTAKTRLALDVAMFAALLAAYNPAWTGLAVHEWLSIAIIVPLLFHLIINWEWTVRVASTFIDRLMHASRVNLVVDILLFVSTVAVMLSGLMVSQVALAAFGLAVTPGAIWVALHAVTADTTVFLLGTHFVLHASWVARVLGAGQPAPANRPTTEAGR; this comes from the coding sequence ATGACCGCCAAGACCCGCCTCGCGCTCGACGTCGCGATGTTCGCAGCGCTTCTCGCAGCGTACAACCCGGCCTGGACCGGCCTTGCCGTTCACGAGTGGCTGAGCATCGCGATCATCGTGCCACTCCTGTTTCACCTGATCATCAACTGGGAGTGGACGGTGCGCGTTGCCAGTACATTCATCGACCGACTGATGCATGCCTCCCGAGTCAACCTCGTGGTCGACATCCTGCTCTTCGTCTCGACCGTCGCCGTCATGCTCTCCGGCCTGATGGTCTCCCAGGTCGCGCTTGCGGCATTCGGACTCGCCGTGACGCCGGGAGCGATCTGGGTCGCGCTGCACGCCGTGACCGCCGACACGACGGTCTTCCTGCTCGGCACGCACTTCGTGCTACACGCCAGCTGGGTGGCGCGCGTCCTTGGTGCCGGGCAGCCGGCGCCGGCGAATCGCCCCACGACCGAGGCCGGCCGATAG
- a CDS encoding GAF domain-containing protein has product MNPRLDTKSPPADLGGEILLRRMLDTAPCLIGIFDFSKQAYTYVNHEVSEFLGLAPDELRDLGPDAFARFVHPDDLGGLVAHYAALQALPAGDDRTLELVFRARAADGEWRWLHSRDVPFARDESGVVTMILDTTQDMTEFRAAQAAAMQARDAVRELSDRQEAILETMPEIICELGPGQVCTWLNSAGLEFFGEDLVGSRFPEYAASHASDCSEVDAVFVGTSKDASAECWHINTTGETRLLSWHFRALDAEANGLHVLAVASDVTESSRHAALAEARLRLNEYASTHEMKDLLQEILEEACRFSSSEIAFLHFVDHDQQSLSLQTWSRGTLKGACAAPTASSHYPVTEAGVWAQALHEGAPVIHNDYASVPAKHGLPEGHAPVIRELVVPVFRDGLVVALLGVGNKPTDYMPYDVEMIDFFADTAWNLAERKIAETDRLERENRLQTLLDHAPYGAHIYELESDDRLVFMGFNDRAEQMLGIDHSALVGSTLEQAFPGNVGTETPEAYRRVAREGGTWEAEQLAYDGDKIAGSFEVYAFSVGRNRVAVFFRDITEKRRLEMALRVSEERTRALIEQASDGIFVADESGRYLEVNDRGCELLGLSRAELMHSNVSDAVISGELSTSLPDFEHLEIGATLVEEVAITRGDDRSTLFVEVSAKRLPDGRLLGIMRDITERTSAERRLRRATRALRALSACNETLVRADDEQRLLEDVCAIAVEQGGFRMTWVGYAGYDENRSVIPMASAGHVDGYLDEAQFSWAADITHNGPPGNAIRTGKPFVVRYMDSDPMFAPWRDLAATRGYASVAALPLIYSSGECFGAIMFVAGDASSFDDDEMELLAELANDLSFGVDTLRGRTVRAQMEANLLRSNEQLEGILFSLTEAMGRIVEARDPYTQGHEERVAIIAKAIAAEMGLPDEDLEAVAVSAMVHDVGKLAVPAEILTKPGRLTDIEFALIKEHPQTGYQILKDISFPWPVADIVLQHHERIDGSGYPNGLAGDDILTAARIIAVADVIEAMASHRPYRPALGIAEAVAEISSAVNKYDPAVVHACLELFASGELAAMVESET; this is encoded by the coding sequence ATGAACCCGCGTCTGGATACCAAGTCACCGCCCGCCGATCTGGGTGGCGAGATCCTGCTCCGACGTATGCTCGACACGGCGCCATGCCTTATCGGCATCTTCGACTTCTCGAAGCAGGCCTACACCTACGTGAACCACGAGGTGTCCGAGTTTCTGGGGCTGGCCCCCGACGAGCTGCGCGATCTTGGCCCGGATGCGTTTGCTCGGTTCGTACACCCGGACGACCTTGGCGGGCTCGTCGCACACTACGCCGCCCTTCAGGCGCTCCCAGCCGGCGACGATCGTACGCTTGAGCTCGTGTTTCGAGCGCGTGCGGCCGACGGTGAGTGGCGCTGGCTCCACAGCAGAGACGTCCCGTTCGCTCGCGATGAGTCCGGCGTCGTCACGATGATCCTGGACACCACGCAGGACATGACTGAATTCAGGGCGGCTCAGGCCGCGGCGATGCAGGCGCGGGACGCTGTTCGGGAGCTCTCAGATCGCCAGGAGGCGATTCTCGAGACGATGCCCGAAATCATCTGCGAGCTCGGCCCCGGGCAGGTGTGCACGTGGCTCAACAGCGCCGGCCTTGAATTCTTCGGCGAGGATCTCGTGGGCAGTCGATTCCCCGAGTACGCAGCCAGTCACGCGTCGGACTGCTCTGAGGTCGATGCCGTCTTCGTCGGTACGTCGAAGGATGCTTCCGCCGAGTGTTGGCACATCAATACGACCGGGGAGACCCGTCTACTCTCATGGCACTTCAGAGCGCTTGATGCGGAGGCGAACGGCCTGCACGTACTTGCCGTCGCCAGCGACGTGACCGAGAGTTCTCGCCATGCAGCACTGGCAGAGGCGAGACTGCGGCTCAACGAGTACGCATCCACTCACGAGATGAAAGACCTTCTGCAGGAGATTCTTGAAGAGGCGTGCCGATTCTCATCAAGCGAAATCGCATTCCTCCACTTCGTCGATCACGACCAGCAGAGCCTCTCGCTGCAGACCTGGTCTCGCGGGACGCTGAAGGGCGCGTGTGCTGCTCCGACGGCTTCGTCGCATTACCCGGTGACCGAAGCCGGCGTATGGGCCCAAGCCCTGCACGAGGGTGCGCCCGTGATCCACAACGACTACGCGAGTGTGCCTGCCAAGCACGGCCTTCCCGAGGGCCACGCCCCTGTGATCCGTGAGCTTGTCGTCCCCGTGTTCAGGGATGGGCTGGTGGTCGCGCTCCTCGGAGTTGGGAACAAGCCGACCGACTATATGCCCTACGACGTCGAGATGATCGACTTCTTCGCTGACACGGCGTGGAACCTCGCTGAGCGCAAGATCGCCGAGACCGACCGGCTGGAGCGCGAGAACCGTCTGCAGACGCTCCTGGACCACGCGCCGTATGGTGCGCACATCTACGAACTTGAGTCCGACGACCGACTCGTGTTCATGGGCTTCAACGACCGCGCGGAGCAGATGCTCGGAATCGACCACTCCGCGCTCGTCGGATCAACTCTCGAACAAGCGTTTCCGGGCAACGTTGGCACCGAGACGCCCGAGGCATACCGTCGGGTCGCTCGCGAAGGCGGAACATGGGAAGCCGAGCAGCTCGCCTACGACGGCGATAAGATCGCCGGCTCGTTTGAGGTGTACGCGTTCTCCGTCGGCCGCAATCGAGTCGCGGTGTTCTTCCGTGACATCACCGAGAAGCGCCGACTCGAGATGGCGCTGCGCGTGAGCGAAGAGCGCACTCGTGCCCTGATCGAGCAAGCGAGTGACGGGATCTTCGTTGCCGACGAGAGTGGGCGATACCTGGAAGTCAACGACCGCGGATGCGAACTGCTCGGGCTCTCGCGCGCGGAACTCATGCACTCGAATGTCTCCGATGCGGTGATTAGCGGAGAGCTGAGCACGTCACTGCCAGACTTCGAGCACCTCGAGATAGGCGCAACGCTGGTTGAGGAAGTCGCGATCACTCGCGGAGACGATAGGTCGACGCTGTTCGTCGAAGTGAGCGCCAAGCGGCTCCCGGACGGCAGGCTCCTTGGAATCATGCGCGACATCACCGAGCGGACCTCTGCCGAGCGTCGGCTGCGCCGAGCCACGCGTGCCCTGCGCGCTCTGAGTGCGTGTAACGAGACGCTCGTGCGTGCCGACGACGAGCAGCGGTTGCTTGAGGACGTGTGTGCTATCGCCGTGGAGCAAGGCGGCTTCCGCATGACCTGGGTGGGATACGCCGGCTACGACGAGAACCGCTCGGTCATTCCCATGGCCTCGGCAGGTCACGTCGATGGCTATCTCGACGAGGCGCAGTTCAGCTGGGCGGCCGACATCACCCATAACGGACCTCCCGGCAACGCGATACGCACCGGCAAGCCCTTCGTCGTGCGCTACATGGACTCCGACCCGATGTTCGCTCCGTGGCGCGATCTCGCCGCAACACGCGGCTACGCCTCAGTGGCGGCCCTCCCGCTCATCTACTCGAGCGGCGAGTGCTTCGGAGCGATTATGTTCGTGGCCGGGGACGCATCCTCATTCGATGACGACGAAATGGAACTGCTCGCCGAGCTGGCCAACGACCTGTCCTTTGGCGTCGACACGCTTCGTGGACGAACGGTGCGCGCCCAGATGGAGGCCAACCTCCTGCGCTCCAACGAGCAACTCGAGGGCATTCTCTTCAGCCTGACCGAGGCGATGGGGCGCATCGTCGAGGCGCGCGACCCGTACACGCAGGGCCACGAGGAGCGCGTCGCGATCATCGCCAAGGCAATCGCCGCCGAGATGGGCCTGCCCGACGAGGACCTCGAGGCCGTGGCCGTCTCGGCGATGGTCCACGACGTCGGCAAGCTCGCCGTACCCGCCGAGATACTCACCAAGCCCGGCCGCCTGACCGACATCGAGTTCGCACTCATCAAGGAGCACCCGCAGACCGGCTACCAGATCCTCAAGGACATCTCGTTCCCGTGGCCGGTGGCAGACATCGTGTTGCAGCACCACGAGCGTATCGACGGCTCGGGCTACCCGAACGGACTTGCGGGCGATGACATCCTCACCGCTGCGCGCATCATCGCAGTGGCCGACGTCATCGAGGCCATGGCCTCGCACCGCCCCTATCGGCCGGCACTGGGTATCGCCGAGGCGGTCGCGGAGATATCATCGGCGGTCAACAAGTACGACCCCGC